Genomic segment of Atribacteraceae bacterium:
GCGTACTCGCCGGTGGCATAGGACAGTTTGCCATACAATTGGTTCCTTTTTACCAGTGTGGTTTCCGCCTCCACTGGATGAATCAGTTCTGGAAAAATACCGGTTTTAGACAGGTAATTTCGCTCATGCTTCCAATGACGCTGGCCCTGGCGATTTCACAGGTCAACACCTTGGTTGACCGGATTATCGCCTTGACCCTCAGAGAAGGAGCAGTTTCCGCGCTGTATTTTTCTGTCCGATTGGTGGAGCTCCCCCAAGGGATTTTCGGAGTTGCCATCGCCACAGCCATATTGCCCCAACTATCCCGGCACGCTCTGCAAGACAACCGAAGAGAGTGGGAAAAGGTTTTGTTTCAAGGCCTTCGTTTTATCCTTTATACCATGCTTCCTCTGACTGTTTTACTGATTGTTTTCCGGTTCGAATCGGTCGCGCTGGTCTACGAGAGGGGCCAGTTCGATCGCTCGGCGACCATGATGACCACTGCCGCTCTTCTTTACTATACCCCGGGGCTGGTTTTTTTCTCCTTGAACCAAGTTCTGACCAAGGCCTTCTTTTCTCTTAAAGACACGGTAACGCCGGTAAAAATCAGTGTATTCATCGTCCTGCTCAATATCTTCCTGAATGTACTGTTGGCGAGGTATATGGATTTTCCTGGCTTGGCTTTGGCCACCTCCCTCAGTGCCTCTGCCAATTCCATCCTACTCTATCTCTACCTTGTAAAAAAGCATTCTTCCCTTTCAGCGGGAAAAGATTTTCTTGTCTGGTTGGGAAAAGTCACGTTACTGACGATTTTGGTGGGAGCAGTCTCAAGCCTGATTCTTTTTCTAAGTGGAAAACCGCTGGTCGGTACTTTCGGGAGCATCATGTTCGTCCTGTCCGCCGTCGTTGTGCTGGGCATGTATGCCTTGCTATCCCGTTTCTTGGGAGTGGGAGAAGGAGAGACTTTGTTTTCACTAATCATGTGCCGGAGAAAAAAAACTGAAACAAGTCTGAGTATAGATCAGGAGAAATGATGAACAAAACACCAGGCCGAATACGAAATTTTTGCATCATCGCCCACATAGATCATGGAAAGTCGACGTTAGCTGACCGGATCCTGGATCTGTGTTCGGCTATTCCCAAGCAAAAGATGCGGGAGCAAGTTATGGACCGGATGGATCTGGAGCGAGAACGGGGAATTACGATCAAGGCCAAGGCGATACGATTGTCATACCGAAAACCCGGTGAACGCGAAGCAATGATCTTCAACTTGATCGATACACCTGGTCACGCCGACTTCGGTTACGAAGTTTCCCGCAGCCTGGCTGCCTGTGAAGGTGTTCTTTTAGTCATCGATGCCTCTCAGGGAGTGGAGGCGCAGTCCCTGGCCCACGCCCGACTTGCCCTAAGCCAGGGGTTATCCATTGTTCCGGTCATTAACAAGATCGATCTTCCCTCGGCGGATCCGGAACGAGTCACTCAAGAAATTCATACGATCCTGGGTGATGATTGTCCTCCCGTCCTCCAGGTAAGTGCCAAGCGGGGAACCGGAGTTGTCGAACTCATGCAGCGAGTCGCCGAGGCGATTCCTCCTCCCAGCGGAACCAGGACAAAACCACTCAAGGCTCTGATATTCGACTCTTTATACGATCCTTACCGCGGCGTACTTCCTTTTGTGCGGGTTTTCGACGGAGAAATTAACTGTAAAAACACGATCATGATGTTCTCGTCAAAAAAGACTTTCGAAGTTAGCGAAGTGGGGATATTCAATCCGGACATGTTTGCAGTGGATAGCCTGGGACCAGGGGAGGTAGGTTATATTGCGGCCAACATAAAAAACGTTCGGGACAGCCAGGTTGGTGACACGATAACCGATGCTTTTAATCCAGCGAGCCAGGCAGTGCCAGGATATCAGAAAGTCAAACCAATGGTATTCTGCTGTTTTTACCCGGTCGCTTCGGAGGACTACGAAAGACTGAAAGAAGCCATGGGTAAACTCCAGTTGAACGATGCTTCTTTTCAATTCGAGCCGGACGTCTCGGAGGCCTTGGGGTTTGGATTCCGGTGTGGGTTTTTAGGTCTTCTGCACATGGAGATCATTCAGGAACGGATTGAAAGGGAATTTGGGATTGCAGTTTTAGCTACTGCACCCCACGTGATATACAACGTCCTGACCAGAAATGGTGAAATGATCGAAGTCAAGTCACCCAGGGATTTTCCAGCACCCGGAGAAATCGAAGAAGCGGAAGAGCCCATTGTCGAGATGAGAATCGTCACTCCTGCCGAATATATCGGGGGAGTGATGGAATTGTGTCAGAACCGGCGTGGAGTGTTTCAAGACCTCAGTTATCTCGACGAAAAGACCGCCTTGATCACGCACGAACTCCCCCTGTCGGAAATCCTTCTAGATTTTTATAACCGCTTAAAATCCTTGACCCGGGGATACGGAAGCATAGATTACGACCTCAAGGGATTCCGCGTCTCGGTTCTCAGTAAAATCGATATCCTGGTGAACCGGGAAAAAGTTGACGGTCTTTCTTTTGTTTCGGCAGGGGAAAATTCCTACCGCCGGGCCCGGGATGTGGTCAGCCGGCTTAAGGAGGCCATTCCCCGTCAGTTGTTTGCCGTCACCATCCAGGCTGCGGCGAATGGTAAAATAATAGCCCGTGAAGAAGTATCCGCGCTTCGGAAAGATGTCCTTCAAAAATGCTATGGTGGGGATATTACCCGCAAGAGAAAACTGTTGGAGAAACAAAAGGCGGGAAAGAGGCGCATGAAGGAGATCGGAAAAATTCGCCTGCCCCAAGAGGCTTTTTTCGCTATTCTCAAGACTGACACATGATCGATGATCTACATGTTTATATACACTGGCCTTTTTGCCGGAAAAAATGCCGATATTGTGATTTCATATCCCTACCGGAACGCAGTACCCACGAACGATCGAGATACCTGGAGGCGTTGAATCGGGAGCTCCGCTACCGGATCGGTGTTGGTATGCTGGAACAAGCCACCCTTCAAACGATCTATTTTGGAGGGGGCACACCATCACTGATGACCAAAGATGAACTCTCTCTGTTAATCGAACAACTGGAATCCATTTTCCCCTCCAACAACACTAAAGAAGTCACGCTTGAAATAAACCCTTCG
This window contains:
- the murJ gene encoding murein biosynthesis integral membrane protein MurJ, whose protein sequence is MNHHKTNSDDVSQDKTIVQESRAPILIKNTFVVGVGTTLSRIFGLAREILLSSAFGATWITDAFFIAFIIPNLLRRLFAEGALSTSVVPVFSQYAWKKDPKDARAFITAVFSGLLLTVSIICFIGIVISPWLVNLIAVGFRGDPEKMVTTIRFTQIMFPFLLLISLSALLMGVLNVRHVFSWPAIAPIFFNLGIIFFILLFQDSLGAFALAWGVLAGGIGQFAIQLVPFYQCGFRLHWMNQFWKNTGFRQVISLMLPMTLALAISQVNTLVDRIIALTLREGAVSALYFSVRLVELPQGIFGVAIATAILPQLSRHALQDNRREWEKVLFQGLRFILYTMLPLTVLLIVFRFESVALVYERGQFDRSATMMTTAALLYYTPGLVFFSLNQVLTKAFFSLKDTVTPVKISVFIVLLNIFLNVLLARYMDFPGLALATSLSASANSILLYLYLVKKHSSLSAGKDFLVWLGKVTLLTILVGAVSSLILFLSGKPLVGTFGSIMFVLSAVVVLGMYALLSRFLGVGEGETLFSLIMCRRKKTETSLSIDQEK
- the lepA gene encoding translation elongation factor 4 gives rise to the protein MMNKTPGRIRNFCIIAHIDHGKSTLADRILDLCSAIPKQKMREQVMDRMDLERERGITIKAKAIRLSYRKPGEREAMIFNLIDTPGHADFGYEVSRSLAACEGVLLVIDASQGVEAQSLAHARLALSQGLSIVPVINKIDLPSADPERVTQEIHTILGDDCPPVLQVSAKRGTGVVELMQRVAEAIPPPSGTRTKPLKALIFDSLYDPYRGVLPFVRVFDGEINCKNTIMMFSSKKTFEVSEVGIFNPDMFAVDSLGPGEVGYIAANIKNVRDSQVGDTITDAFNPASQAVPGYQKVKPMVFCCFYPVASEDYERLKEAMGKLQLNDASFQFEPDVSEALGFGFRCGFLGLLHMEIIQERIEREFGIAVLATAPHVIYNVLTRNGEMIEVKSPRDFPAPGEIEEAEEPIVEMRIVTPAEYIGGVMELCQNRRGVFQDLSYLDEKTALITHELPLSEILLDFYNRLKSLTRGYGSIDYDLKGFRVSVLSKIDILVNREKVDGLSFVSAGENSYRRARDVVSRLKEAIPRQLFAVTIQAAANGKIIAREEVSALRKDVLQKCYGGDITRKRKLLEKQKAGKRRMKEIGKIRLPQEAFFAILKTDT
- a CDS encoding radical SAM protein, whose translation is MIDDLHVYIHWPFCRKKCRYCDFISLPERSTHERSRYLEALNRELRYRIGVGMLEQATLQTIYFGGGTPSLMTKDELSLLIEQLESIFPSNNTKEVTLEINPSTISNKTLNEMIECGVNRLSVGIQTFQERYLRFLGRSQTA